The segment GCATCTGGCTGGCCGCGGCCCTGGATGACTATCGGCACCTGGGCCTGTGGTGGCTGGTGATCATCGGCGCCGTGGGTGCTCTCGGCGTCATCGTGGATTTCGTATCCGCCACCTTGGGGGCCAAACGGGTGGGTGCCAGCAAGCTCGCTCTCAGCGGCGCCGCCCTCGGCACGGTGGTGGGCATGTTCTTCGGGCTGGCAGGCCTGCTGCTCGGCCCGTTCATAGGCGCCTTGCTGGGCGAGCTGCTCTCAGGCACCAGCGTGCTGCGTTCGGCCCATGTCGGCGCCGCCACCTGGATCGGCCTGCTGCTCGGCACGCTGGTGAAGCTGGTGCTCTCGTTCATGATGATCGGCCTGTTCGGCTTCGCCTGGCTGGTCGGTTGAAGGCGCGACCGGCATCGCGCTACCGCAACCTTCGGCACATGGCATTGGGCGCACCGGCCCCTATAGGCTCGTGCGACCACATCATCAGGGAAAGACCCATGTCCAAACGCCTTGCCCTTGCCATGGCGGTGTCGCTGGTGGCCGCCGGATCGGCACACGCCGCCGAGACCAAGACGCCCACCTGGATCGAGCGCAGCAACACCGATGCCAAGGTGCTGCTCGATGTGCTCGCCCGCTTCAACCCGGAGTTCGCCTCGCAGATCGGCGTACCGGGCTACGACGACAAGGTGGTGGACCTCAAGCCCGACGTCGATGCGCGTACCCGCGCCGCCCTGGTCGAGGCCAAGGGCAAGCTGGAGAAGATGCTGGCGACCGAGAAGGACGAGAACGTCCGCCAGGATCTGCAGATCATGATCAAGGCGGCCAACGAGCAGGTCGAAGGCATCGACCTCAACCACAAGTACATGCTGCCCTACCAGGATGTGGGCCAGACCATCTTCCAGGGTGAGTTCGCGCTGTTGAAGGACGACGTGGACGCCAAGCGACGCCCGTCCGCGCTCAAGCGCCTGCAGTGCTACGTGGGCAAGGCGCCGGGCTGCACGCCGATCGTGGAACTGGCCAAGGCGCAAACGCAGGCACGCATCGGCGAGAAAGACCTGATCGGTCCGTACAAGAACGAAGTCGAGCAGAAGCTTTCCAACACGCAGCGTTATGCGCAGGGCATCCGCCAGCTGTTCGCCAAGTACAAGCTCGACAATGCCGACGGCAAGGCGGC is part of the Dyella jiangningensis genome and harbors:
- a CDS encoding DUF456 domain-containing protein, which produces MEIALYVLAALLIVGGLVGNILPALPGIPMIFGGIWLAAALDDYRHLGLWWLVIIGAVGALGVIVDFVSATLGAKRVGASKLALSGAALGTVVGMFFGLAGLLLGPFIGALLGELLSGTSVLRSAHVGAATWIGLLLGTLVKLVLSFMMIGLFGFAWLVG